The genome window CAATAGCATAATTTTATAAAGAACAATTAACAGATATATTGGTCAAGACCTACTGAAATGAAAATCTCAAATACCTGAATGGTAGGATTTCATCGACATAGTGAAAAGTTCGTCCAAGAACAACAGATATGATGGTCATTGCCCTGTAAAACAATTCTACAATTTAAGGATGTACTGCAACCACAAAACAGTAGTTCTCGATAATATAGATCACTTGTATAaggaatgtgtgtgtgtgtgtgtgtgtgttattcgTAACTACCATActgaaagaaaatatttttggctcaAAACACAATTACTTGGTTAATACGATTTGAAATGCTATGTATTGCTATTAGCTTTAAAAAGCATCAGTTTGCCATGTGGATTTCATACTTAATCTAAAAGTTACAGCTTGACCTATGCTCACACATTATTGGAAATGTTCACACAACGCTTTTCCAATAATCTAGTAAACAGAAGTTGATCATGCAAAAGAACATTTGTATCACACCATTCACAAACAGAATAACATACGCAAGTGCGCCAAAAGTCCCAATAAAAACAACTGGAGCTGAATTCCTAGCTGCTAAAAGCGCCTGCAGAAAacagaaaaattcaaaattatgcaTGATCAAAGCATTCTATCTTTACGTAACACTAAAAAATCTTATATGCACATgttaattataaagaaaaatggATAACATTAGAGAAAGAACAAATCAACTATGAGAGTTCCTGTGGAATTAGGTTCATCCCCAAGGCAATGCTTGTGTGAGGTACTTCTAAGTTGCCAAATTAGTAAGGAATGGATTACAAAATGTTATAAGGCGGGATTAGAAATGTACCACCTGCGAATTACAAAGACATGCGAGAGGGTTTTGCAAATGACCTACATGGAAGGAGTCATTCACAAATACCTCTTTCATGTCATTGTAATGCTCATATGGTGAATTTATAATTCCTTCTATTTAACGTTTTTTACTTGGCCTAAATTCCTTGAGACTTGGAAATCCCTCACCCAAACATACCCAAAGTCATTAGCATCTCTCTCTTCTAACTTTACCTTTTTCGCTAGACTTGGACAATAtttgataagacaattgggAAATAaataaggaagatgaaaatCTCTCTGATGCGTAGAAAAATGTTCATATGGAGTCTACAAAAATAGATCGATCGCCATATGCACAAGTTTACCCTGTCCACTAAGATCTTGACATTGAAGTACTACTGGAGTATGAAACGCTTAGCTCTTACCGCAATAAAGAAGGTCTTGTCCCCTAGTTCCGAGAAAAAGATGAGCAAAAATGCCTGCAACAGAAGGAAACGCACTTTTATATTTACTTGTCATCAGAGATGCATGTTAATAAATGGTTATCCTAATTttggtaaaaaagaaagaaagaaggaaaacgtGTACACTAGAAATTATCCTAAATAGAAAGCTCAAGGATACTGAAATATAATGAAGTCATCAAAGCCTAACAGAAGATTGTTCTCTCTAATTTAACACGATGTGCTGACTACAATTCAGGCTTCacttacaaaaacaaaaatgccAGGTTACAGAAGTTAGAGGGAGATTTTCCTAACTGAAGCAAAACCTGTGCTAAGATCGCCAAGGTTCCCCAGAAAAGGAATTGAGGGCAACCCACTTGCAAGATCAGAAACAGCAAATGCAGGTTCAGAGCCTTGAAGTGCAAGAAATCCACACAGCATGATAGCCTTCCAAAAATGAGAGAATGGATTATAAGAAATGTGCATCTCTCTGTCCATGTGACTATCCGCTTTTGAGTTTTCCTTTGCAAGGACTATATCTAAAGCCTCGTAATCATCCACAACATGAAAAGGTTCTGTGGTCACCCGACATTTCTTGCGATTAAGGTACTGTAACTCCTGCATCAAAATCGGTAGTTTCATTTAATATTTGCATATCTTCTGCAACATCTACTAGAAAATTATGCTCAGAGAACAAAAAGATACACTTTTGTTTCTTTCAAGGTTTTAAATGAGAAATGGCATGAAGATTCATTACAAGGCCATCTGGATTTTCAGAAGTTCGTAAAAGACGTCCAATCCATTCCTCGGAGGTGTCTGCCCCATTCCACTTTCTTGAACACCTGAAACACAAGAATCCTGCTTTCATTTTACAATTCAGTTCCATTTTTCACCCACATTTTAAAAAAAGCAACTTTTTTTTGCATTCTTATTGATGAAAGTATATGCAATGCCAGTGGCatttattaattagaacttaGAACCAAACATATAACTTGTACCGCAAACAACACAGTGGCACGGCTAGTCGTCTACCATATCAGCAATTAAGCCAAAAAAAATCTTCCAACAACATTTTCCATATGAATTTCATAAGTTTcgcatttccattttttttttccagcccgTTTGAGTAAGAAAAGGACAAATTATCGGATTTCTCTACaccaaaattcaagaacaaggcaaaaatttccaacaaaaagAGAAACCAATCCATACTTTCTATTCAAAATTCGAAAAACTTTTCGAAAAAATGAGATGGGAGTTGATGTATTGGAGTCACCTGGATGAAATGAGAGTTAGGTTTGGGAGAGAAAGCTTGGAAATGAGCTTCTTCGAGCGCAATTTGAAAGAAAGCAAGTAACAGGATGAACATAACAATGGCGGCTTTGGAGGTTTTGGAAATGACGAAGGCGGCGAGTGCACCCCCAAAACGCTGTCCGAGAGAGTTATGCTCCGCATTCtggaactctctctctctctctctctctctctcctctctttctctccctaaaAGTGAAAGCTTTTTGGTGTTTGGGGTTGCAAGTGTTGGCAGTTTGAGACTCAAGTGGGAAAGATAAGCAATTGGAGGAGAGGGTGGACGACGAAGCGCCAAGACATCCTTTACCGTTTTATCTGCTTTATTGAAATTGCATTTTACCCCCGCTATTGTCTCGAAATTATGTTGTGAAACctgcatacttttttttttttaaaaatatttttgttgcaCATTTAAAGgtcgtttgataattattttgtttttacgttttatGTTAGTGATATGCATGAAATATTTTGAGTTGCAATATTTTATTTCAGTTTACTTTCTTTATTTCTTCCCCTTTCTCCCATCAGTCTTCTTCATCCTCCCTTTCTCATAAACTTGTTATATAGGAATCGAACTCGAACAGATCCTCTGAGAAGATGGAGAAATGCTTCAAGCTTCCCTCAGAAAACATATAGTCAGGCGACCTTCCTTGAAGATGACCAACATAGCCCACCTTATAGAAGTCGACTTGAGCTTAGGCGAGAGCACTTTCATGACCTGCCTTCTCGCTCTTCAACTGCTCATTCGCCTTAGCAAAGTCTGCATTGACGTTGTAGTAGCCGAGCGAGCTTTGGCAGTTAGTACAACTTCAGCTTTCCTGGCATCATGGATAGCAATCCTATCAAATGTTGATATGGCCTTGATATTTTGTCATGGcagatttttgaaattttaggtGATTATTGATGCAAAACAATGATACATGGATGTTTTTACATGAGTAATGttggagaaattaaattttcgTTAAATAAAGATTAGTACAGATTTGCGTTCAgcagaatattttttttttattttgttttttctaaataataatattaataatgcatttcaaattcgtttttaataaaaattgaacGAATGAAAAATGATTTTTCCGTATTAGTAACCGACAGGAAAATGGATAGTTTAAATTATTGATTTAGCAACAGTGCTATTCAAGCCAATTTCCCAATAGAGAAACAAAAGCAAGCACCGCTTCTCCAACTCGGcgaatctctctccctctctctcaagTCTGAACCAGTGGAAGCTCCTGCAATTCGACAATGAACAGGTACGCTTTGATCATCAAAACGACAGCGTTCCAATCATTATGTGCCCTAGCCTCCGTCCGGTCCCGAATTCCCCACAATTTCACGCCTTTTTCCATTCGTTTTTGCTGATATGCGATTAGGCTCTGCAAATTAAGGTTCAAATATGTTGGGATTTAGTCTAATTATGATTATTTCTCATAACAAAGCTTGATTATCAGAAGAAATCTTGCTGAAAGTatcaaaagattgaagctttCTCAAAGGACTTTGTGTATGGACGCAGCTGCAAAAGTTTCCAGCTCCAATGGTGCCCAACCCGGCAATGTAAATCTCTTGAACTTCACCCATTGCATGTTATTCATATTTTGCTACAtgggttttctttttctggCCATATATCGGACCATTACATGTATTTACCCAGTAATTTGGATTAACTTGCAAGAATAGTAATGTTTCCCCATTGCTGGGTTTGATGATTCCTTTTAAAATTCACAGGGCCGTGTGGCGCAGCCGAATTTTTCGAATAAAAGCAATCCGTATGACATTGCTATTGTTGGAGGAGGGATGGTTGGCATGGCTCTTGCTTGTTCCTTGGGTAGGtagtgttttttgtttgttttagacTTTGTTAATAACTTCATTGTTGTAGATGATTATGTACTTTCTTGTGTTAGAGACTCAGGGAATAAGTTTTTTAACTAAATCAAATTGCAATTACGGTTGATATCATGTCGCCAGTTCTTATTAGCTCCTTCACCCGGCATTATTCCCGCTTTGTTACAAGTTGAAGGCCAGTTGAACAGTTATTGAGTTTTTCTTTCGTATTGACTTACTTAACATGTATGATTCATCTAATGTGGATTCTCATATTTACAGCAGATAGACTGACAACTTTTACATGAGAGACTTTTTGAAAGGGTTTGGTGGAGCACCATAGTGTGTGCGTAAATACGTGACTTCACTCGGTTAATATTACTTAGGTTTAGTTCAGGTCAAAAGAGATTAGAAGAAAGCTTGTGAATTAGTTTGTGAATTAGTTTGTGATGTTGTGCTTTTTGTTGCTCAAGCTAAATAGTCTAATAATAAATTCATCTTTAGTAGGAGAAGatttttgttgaattattttgtGATGTAGCACATTTCTTCACTGATACACTAAAAATTTCAATCTATCGTCTTATTCTTGTGCTGCTTTAGCAAAAATGCCGTTGACAAAGCACTTGAAAGTTGCCATCATTGATAGCAATCCCGCAGTATCAAATGGGCTTAGCATCAAGAAAGAAGACCCCCCTGATCCAAGGGTCAGTACAGTAACACCTGCGACCATATCTCTCTTCAAAGGTATTGAACTCGACATATTTGTTGTTATTTGTATGTGCCAGCATCAATTTCTCATGTTCTCCACTAGCAATCATGTTAAGTGAGCTCAAATAAGGTGAGATGTACCTTGTATTCCCCATTTGTAGGAATGATTGAcatacttatttatttttattctaaCGAGGCTGGATTGCGCTTCTTTCTTGGGTAGTCAGAAACAAATATTAAACTTGTTATGGAATTTCAATAACAGTTGTACTTTACAGATATTGGCGCTTGGAAATATGTGGAACAGAATAGACATGCATATTTTGATCAAATGCAGGTGACTGACTTTTCCCAATTTCATAGCACTTTAGTAGTTACCATTCTGTTTGTGTTCCCTTGTTAACTTACTGTATTTTTCAGATTTGATTCAAATTAATAAACCTTTCACTACTGAAAAATCATGATCTCAAACCACTAGTATGCATATCTAATTGTTCAGTTTTCCCTCGTTAGTTTCCTTTTATACCTTTTACACATCTTTATTGTAGTTGATCATGAGAAACAAATTGATAGATGGTCTCAGACCAGACTTGTTTGTTTTAGTCCCATTGCAAACTCTACTGTCTGATCATTGACATGGAATAATGGgcagccgaaaccgatagatgaGACATTGTGCGAACGAGCGCATTTTGTTGAAATAATACAACTTGACCAATGGTTAGGGGTTTAGGATGGGACCACAGTAATTACTCATGGCTAGTGCGTCAGTTAATAATCATTATGTACTTAATAATTTCTCTCACAGCAAATTTGTTCTTGTCAACTAAAAGGGAGATGGCCCAGTTTGAGAGAGTTGTGCTTCAATATTGAAAGGTTTGGTAATTTGAAAGATGTGCTgtatgtaatttgattaattttataCAAGGCTCATTATTATGTACAAGCTTGACTGGTTTGatgtttttaaataaattttttgttctgagcttctctttttgtttttacatCAATAGTACTCCTAATGGCCTTTTataatgaatttatattttCTCCCAACTCTGTTTTGTTGCATCCTACTCTCACTGTGGTTTCGTCTTAAAATGAATTACATTGCTCTTTAAATATTTCCACCTAGCTGACGCGATATGATGGATGATTGGTGGAGATTGAATTTAGTTAAAGACTTATCTATTCTTCTATTATCTCTTGTAGGTTTGGGACTATACTGGCTTAGGATATACAAGGTACGATGCAAGAGATGTACATAAAGATTCTCTGGGGTAAGAAgtagatgattttttttctttttgcaattCATTTATTAGCATTACTAGGAGGATCTGATGCTGATTTCGACTTATGATCAGGTGTGTAGTGGAGAATAAAGTACTGCACAGTTCTCTA of Malus sylvestris chromosome 6, drMalSylv7.2, whole genome shotgun sequence contains these proteins:
- the LOC126627482 gene encoding protein PAM71, chloroplastic isoform X1, translated to MRSITLSDSVLGVHSPPSSFPKPPKPPLLCSSCYLLSFKLRSKKLISKLSLPNLTLISSRCSRKWNGADTSEEWIGRLLRTSENPDGLELQYLNRKKCRVTTEPFHVVDDYEALDIVLAKENSKADSHMDREMHISYNPFSHFWKAIMLCGFLALQGSEPAFAVSDLASGLPSIPFLGNLGDLSTGFASAFLLIFFSELGDKTFFIAALLAARNSAPVVFIGTFGALAAMTIISVVLGRTFHYVDEILPFRFGETDLPIDDIAAVLLLVYFGVSTLRDATSSDGMKAEDEQREAELAVSEFSGNGSGILAAASTAASTFLLVFVAEWGDKSFFSTIALAAASSPLGVIGGALAGHGVATLLAVLGGSLLGTFLSEKAIAYVGGVLFLVFAAATLIEIVS
- the LOC126627482 gene encoding protein PAM71, chloroplastic isoform X2; this translates as MRSITLSDSVLGVHSPPSSFPKPPKPPLLCSSCYLLSFKLRSKKLISKLSLPNLTLISSRCSRKWNGADTSEEWIGRLLRTSENPDGLELQYLNRKKCRVTTEPFHVVDDYEALDIVLAKENSKADSHMDREMHISYNPFSHFWKAIMLCGFLALQGSEPAFAVSDLASGLPSIPFLGNLGDLSTGFASAFLLIFFSELGDKTFFIAALLAARNSAPVVFIGTFGALAAMTIISVVLGRTFHYVDEILPFRFGETDLPIDDIAAVLLLVYFGVSTLRDATSSDGMKAEDEQREAELAVSEFSGNGSGILAAASTAASTFLLVFVAEWGDKSFFSTIDCGVSYTANR